A genomic region of Primulina huaijiensis isolate GDHJ02 unplaced genomic scaffold, ASM1229523v2 scaffold42415, whole genome shotgun sequence contains the following coding sequences:
- the LOC140969666 gene encoding uncharacterized protein — MIDLTHQPNSPTSLQMESLQATSKSIEPSFSPVSSPRISFSAEFLDENNFISICPNPRAEKEMVERASRNVEFEFLSGKLTNMSAADELFSEGKLLPFWQMHHAEKLNKISLKTENAEETPGESEKNNKGESRINWFLDDDPSPRPPKCTVLWKELLRLKKQRASTLTPSSSSSSSSSSSSNSAAEIPSADHERKEGVGNKEKVVKRIKKGLERTRSANIRIRPVINVPICNQGKNSALPPLFSSRKGKLIER; from the coding sequence ATGATTGATCTAACTCACCAACCAAACTCTCCAACTTCATTGCAAATGGAATCCCTTCAAGCTACCTCGAAGTCCATCGAGCCGAGCTTTAGCCCCGTCTCGAGCCCCAGGATTTCTTTCTCGGCCGAGTTTCTTGACGAAAACAACTTCATCTCCATATGTCCGAACCCTCGGGCGGAGAAAGAGATGGTCGAGAGGGCTTCGCGCAACGTGGAATTCGAGTTCCTTTCGGGAAAATTAACCAACATGTCCGCTGCGGATGAATTGTTCAGTGAAGGCAAGTTGCTTCCCTTCTGGCAGATGCATCATGCCGAGAAACTCAACAAGATCAGCCTCAAAACGGAAAATGCCGAGGAAACGCCGGGGGAAAGCGAGAAAAATAACAAGGGGGAGAGCAGAATCAACTGGTTTCTTGATGACGATCCCTCCCCTAGACCACCTAAATGTACTGTTCTGTGGAAAGAGTTACTGAGGTTGAAAAAACAACGTGCCTCGACTCTAACCccgtcttcttcttcttcttcctcgtcttcttcttcttcaaactCAGCCGCTGAAATTCCGTCAGCGGATCATGAGAGAAAAGAAGGGGTAGGGAATAAAGAAAAAGTAGTGAAGAGAATCAAGAAAGGCTTGGAAAGAACGAGATCGGCTAATATTAGAATAAGGCCTGTGATTAATGTGCCTATTTGCAACCAAGGGAAAAACAGTGCACTGCCTCCActgttttcttcaagaaaaggAAAATTAATAGAGAGGTAA
- the LOC140969657 gene encoding probable LRR receptor-like serine/threonine-protein kinase At5g59680 gives MCFSLVCMKMFACFLFVLSSLTYVSFSKPLRGFLLDCGASVNYNYKGLEWQPDTAYISTGISKTIAEQVLVPTLSTVRTFPSENNLFKKFCYEIPVDRTRKYLVRTSYYYGGVNGNVNPPVFDQIVDGTFWSVVNTTEAYIINGSSSSYEGVFLPTGKNLSVCLASNTYTDSDPFISALEVVLLMDQLYNSTDFKAYSLSLVARHKFGYDGPKIEYPDDLFNRYWQPFGENTFPPSSSGELAVSGIWNLPPVKVFHSRLSKSPSEPLVLPWPPGILQSAEYYIALYFADDQTSVSWSSRMVDITINGVTYYNNLSVTPAGLVVFANQWPLSGITNLTLTATLGSSAGPLINAGEAFRLLPSGGKTLARDVIAMIDLRNSFKHPPADWNGDPCLPPRYSWTGVTCTEGPRIRVATLNLTSTGLSGSISPSIFRMTALTSILLGNNSLSGTIPDLSSLIGLEILHLEDNKLSGVIPESLGTLTKLREVFLQNNNLTGQVPSNLAGKPGLTLRYSGNPFLTPPQL, from the exons aTGTGTTTCTCTTTGGTATGCATGAAGATGTTTGCTTGTTTCCTCTTCGTTTTATCTTCCCTGACCTACGTTTCCTTCTCTAAACCCCTTAGAG GTTTCTTACTTGATTGTGGCGCTTCTGTTAACTATAACTACAAAGGATTGGAATGGCAGCCAGACACGGCCTACATATCAACCGGAATTTCCAAGACTATAGCAGAACAAGTTCTAGTCCCAACTCTATCCACTGTGCGCACATTTCCTTCGGAGAACAACCTTTTCAAGAAATTCTGCTATGAAATTCCGGTTGATAGGACTCGGAAATACTTGGTCAGGACGTCATATTACTATGGTGGAGTGAACGGGAACGTTAATCCTCCTGTTTTTGATCAGATAGTTGATGGGACATTTTGGAGTGTGGTTAATACGACCGAGGCGTATATAATAAATGGGAGTTCGAGTTCTTATGAAGGTGTCTTCTTGCCAACGGGAAAGAATTTGAGCGTCTGTTTAGCTTCAAACACATACACCGATTCTGACCCTTTCATCTCTGCTCTAGAGGTTGTGCTTTTGATGGATCAGTTGTATAATTCAACAGATTTTAAAGCTTATTCTTTGAGTTTGGTTGCTAGACACAAGTTTGGGTATGATGGACCAAAAATTGA GTATCCGGATGACCTATTTAATCGCTATTGGCAGCCATTCGGAGAAAACACATTTCCGCCATCAAGTTCAGGAGAACTCGCTGTTTCTGGTATCTGGAACCTTCCTCCTGTAAAAGTGTTTCACTCACGGTTGTCAAAAAGCCCATCAGAACCTTTAGTACTACCTTGGCCACCTGGAATCCTTCAAAGTGCAGAATATTATATTGCTCTTTACTTCGCAGATGATCAAACTTCTGTTTCATGGAGCTCAAGAATGGTTGATATAACCATCAATGGTGTTACATATTACAATAACTTGAGTGTAACTCCAGCTGGTCTGGTTGTCTTTGCAAACCAGTGGCCTCTTTCTGGCATTACTAATTTAACTTTGACTGCGACTCTTGGGTCAAGTGCTGGTCCTCTAATTAATGCTGGAGAGGCTTTTCGATTGCTTCCTTCTGGAGGGAAAACGCTCGCACGTGATG TAATTGCAATGATAGACTTGAGAAATAGCTTCAAGCACCCTCCCGCTGATTGGAATGGTGATCCATGTTTACCCCCTAGATATTCATGGACTGGAGTAACTTGCACAGAAGGGCCCCGAATTCGTGTTGCCACCTT AAACCTCACAAGCACGGGTCTTTCAGGGTCAATTTCTCCAAGTATATTTAGGATGACAGCGTTGACTAGCAT ATTGCTCGGAAATAATAGCCTGTCAGGGACTATTCCAGACCTCAGTTCATTGATCGGATTGGAAATTCT GCATTTGGAAGACAATAAACTGAGTGGAGTGATTCCTGAATCTCTGGGAACACTGACAAAATTACGTGAAGT TTTCCTGCAAAACAACAATCTGACAGGCCAAGTACCAAGCAACCTTGCTGGAAAACCTGGCTTGACACTCAG GTATTCTGGAAACCCGTTTCTGACACCGCCCCAATTGTGA